One window from the genome of Deinococcus sp. NW-56 encodes:
- a CDS encoding MgtC/SapB family protein produces the protein MDTVWAELELMRGLLAAFVLSGLIGWEREQLGRGAGLRTYILIGVSAALFVVLADTLIVRFGDNSELVRFDLVGVLGAVVSGVSFLGAGAIFSDRSSGQAKGLTTAAGMLATAGVGVACGLHLYVLATGSTLLILFTLGVLGRLADRHKPEGERGH, from the coding sequence ATGGATACCGTCTGGGCCGAACTGGAGCTGATGCGTGGGCTGCTCGCCGCCTTCGTCCTCAGCGGGCTGATCGGCTGGGAGCGCGAGCAGCTCGGCCGAGGGGCGGGCCTGCGGACCTACATCCTGATCGGGGTCAGTGCGGCCCTCTTCGTGGTGCTGGCCGACACCCTGATCGTGCGCTTCGGGGACAACTCCGAGCTGGTGCGCTTCGACCTCGTCGGGGTGCTGGGCGCGGTCGTCAGCGGGGTGAGCTTCCTGGGGGCCGGGGCGATCTTCTCGGACCGCAGCAGCGGGCAGGCCAAGGGGCTGACGACCGCCGCTGGAATGCTCGCCACCGCCGGGGTAGGCGTGGCCTGCGGCCTGCACCTGTATGTGCTGGCGACCGGATCGACCCTCCTGATTCTGTTCACCCTGGGCGTGTTGGGACGGCTGGCCGATCGGCATAAGCCGGAAGGGGAGCGGGGACACTGA
- a CDS encoding GntR family transcriptional regulator, translated as MQVPPSFERPSLVRDGVYDHLRRAVLDGDFLPGERLGEAELGQRLGVSRTPVREAVMRLTQEGLLVAEANKGVRVRQVSAEEARATYVVREELDGLAAALAAANHTAEDARHLEEALARLGAARTEDYRVQTRLDLAFHAAVTAAAHNLPLAELARGLEQRVALIKHQTRTYNAHPDTAAGHTAILAAVLARDAEAAREAARRHVRTFAPLVLENLGVRPHA; from the coding sequence ATCCAGGTGCCTCCCTCCTTCGAGCGCCCCAGCTTGGTCCGCGACGGTGTGTATGACCACCTGCGCCGGGCGGTGCTGGACGGCGACTTTCTGCCCGGCGAGCGGCTGGGCGAGGCCGAACTGGGCCAACGCCTGGGCGTGAGCCGGACCCCGGTGCGCGAGGCGGTGATGCGCCTGACGCAAGAAGGGCTGCTCGTCGCGGAAGCGAACAAGGGCGTGCGGGTGCGGCAGGTCAGCGCCGAGGAGGCCCGCGCCACCTACGTGGTGCGCGAGGAACTCGACGGGTTGGCGGCGGCGCTCGCGGCGGCGAACCACACCGCCGAGGACGCCCGGCACCTGGAGGAGGCACTCGCCCGGCTCGGCGCGGCGCGGACGGAGGACTACCGGGTGCAGACCCGGTTGGACCTCGCCTTTCATGCGGCGGTGACGGCGGCGGCGCACAACCTTCCCCTGGCGGAACTGGCGCGGGGCCTGGAGCAGCGCGTGGCCCTGATCAAACACCAGACCCGCACCTACAACGCCCACCCGGACACGGCGGCGGGGCACACGGCGATTCTCGCGGCGGTGCTCGCCCGCGACGCGGAGGCGGCCAGAGAAGCCGCCCGGCGCCATGTCCGCACCTTCGCCCCCCTCGTGCTGGAGAACCTCGGAGTCAGACCGCATGCTTGA
- a CDS encoding proline dehydrogenase family protein, whose translation MLDQIYRKAVLTVSGQKFVEDLVRSRGWGMAQRFVAGEDASSAIRAVQDLSRDGILGNLDLLGEFVASPEAANDFAGKVLHLLDEAHAAGLTPYVSVKLSSVGQGQTVEGEDLGLSNARRIVGRAKEYGGFVCLDMEDHPRVDQTLAQFRLLVNEFGHAHVGTVLQSYLYRSETDRDSLDDLRPNLRIVKGAYLEPESVAMPDKADVDASYRRLVYAHMKAGNYVNVATHDESIIEDVKLFALAHGVSKDAFEFQMLYGIRRDLQQDLARQGYRVRAYIPYGRDWYPYFSRRIAETPRNAVFVLRGMLKG comes from the coding sequence ATGCTTGACCAGATTTACCGCAAGGCCGTCCTGACCGTCTCAGGACAGAAGTTTGTCGAAGACCTCGTGCGCTCGCGCGGCTGGGGAATGGCCCAACGCTTCGTGGCGGGCGAGGACGCCTCCTCCGCCATCCGCGCCGTGCAGGACCTGAGCCGGGACGGGATTCTCGGGAACCTCGACCTCCTTGGGGAATTCGTCGCCTCTCCTGAGGCCGCCAACGACTTCGCCGGGAAAGTGCTTCACCTGCTCGACGAGGCGCACGCGGCCGGGCTGACCCCCTACGTCAGCGTGAAGCTCTCCAGCGTGGGCCAGGGCCAAACCGTTGAGGGCGAGGACCTCGGCCTGAGCAACGCCCGGCGCATCGTGGGGCGGGCCAAGGAATACGGCGGGTTCGTGTGCCTCGACATGGAGGACCACCCCCGCGTGGACCAGACCCTCGCGCAGTTCCGCCTCCTCGTGAACGAGTTCGGGCACGCGCATGTCGGTACCGTCCTCCAGAGCTACCTCTACCGCTCGGAGACCGACCGGGACAGCCTCGACGACCTGCGGCCCAACCTGCGGATCGTGAAGGGCGCGTACCTGGAACCCGAGTCGGTCGCCATGCCCGACAAGGCCGACGTGGACGCGAGCTACCGACGCCTGGTGTACGCGCACATGAAGGCCGGGAACTATGTCAACGTCGCCACCCACGACGAGTCCATCATCGAGGACGTGAAGCTCTTTGCCCTCGCGCACGGGGTCAGCAAGGACGCCTTCGAGTTCCAGATGCTCTACGGCATCCGGCGCGACCTGCAACAGGACCTCGCGCGGCAGGGCTACCGGGTGCGGGCGTATATCCCCTACGGGCGCGACTGGTACCCCTACTTCTCCCGCCGCATCGCGGAAACGCCGCGCAACGCCGTCTTCGTGCTGCGCGGGATGCTCAAGGGCTGA
- the pruA gene encoding L-glutamate gamma-semialdehyde dehydrogenase, which produces MIKVQDYRPQPFTDFTQPENVQAYQEALKKVRAELVGKHYPLVINGERVDTAERLTSLNPCDTSEVVGTTAKATIEDAQRALDGAWAAFESWKKWDMDARARILLKAAAILKRRRLEACALMSIEVGKNYAEADVEVAEAIDFLEYYARSAMKYAGFGAAETTWFEGEENGLLYLPLGVGVSISPWNFPCAIFIGMAAAPIVAGNCVIAKPAEDSGLIAGFMVDIMLEAGLPAGVLQFLPGVGKEVGEYLTTHARTRFITFTGSRAVGLHINEVAAKTMPGQKWIKKVILELGGKDALIVDETADLEVAVTAAAQGAFGFNGQKCSAMSRLIVVDEVYDRVVNAFVERAKSLKIGTGEENANVTAVVNQMSYDKISGYLELAPQEGRVLLGGQPLREVNGKQGYYLQPTIVGDVDAHARIAQEEIFGPVVSVMRARDWNHALEIANSTEYGLTGGVISNKRERLEQARHEFEAGNLYFNRKITGAIVGVQPFGGYYMSGTDSKAGGPDYLANFLQLKSVTERW; this is translated from the coding sequence ATGATCAAAGTTCAGGACTACCGCCCTCAACCTTTCACCGACTTTACCCAGCCCGAGAACGTGCAGGCCTATCAGGAGGCGCTGAAAAAGGTCCGCGCTGAACTCGTCGGCAAGCATTACCCCCTCGTCATCAACGGCGAGCGGGTGGACACCGCCGAGCGGCTCACCTCGCTCAACCCCTGCGACACCTCGGAAGTCGTCGGCACAACGGCCAAGGCCACCATCGAGGACGCGCAGCGTGCCCTGGACGGCGCCTGGGCCGCCTTCGAGAGCTGGAAGAAGTGGGACATGGACGCCCGCGCCCGCATCCTGCTCAAGGCCGCCGCGATCCTCAAGCGCCGCCGCCTCGAAGCGTGTGCGCTGATGAGCATCGAGGTTGGCAAGAACTATGCCGAGGCCGACGTGGAAGTCGCCGAGGCCATCGACTTTCTGGAGTATTACGCCCGCTCCGCGATGAAGTACGCGGGCTTCGGCGCCGCCGAGACGACCTGGTTCGAGGGCGAGGAAAACGGCCTGCTGTACCTGCCCCTCGGCGTGGGCGTGAGCATCAGTCCCTGGAACTTCCCCTGCGCGATCTTCATCGGGATGGCCGCCGCGCCGATCGTGGCCGGGAACTGCGTGATCGCCAAGCCCGCCGAGGATTCCGGATTGATCGCCGGATTCATGGTGGACATCATGCTGGAAGCGGGGCTGCCCGCCGGGGTGCTGCAATTCCTGCCGGGCGTCGGCAAGGAGGTGGGCGAGTACCTCACCACCCACGCGCGGACGCGCTTCATCACCTTCACCGGGTCGCGGGCGGTCGGCCTGCACATCAACGAGGTCGCCGCCAAGACCATGCCCGGCCAGAAGTGGATCAAGAAGGTGATCCTGGAACTCGGCGGCAAGGACGCGCTGATCGTGGACGAGACGGCCGACCTGGAAGTCGCCGTGACCGCCGCCGCGCAGGGCGCTTTCGGCTTCAACGGCCAGAAGTGCAGCGCCATGAGCCGCCTGATCGTGGTGGACGAGGTGTATGACCGGGTGGTGAACGCCTTCGTGGAACGCGCGAAGTCGCTCAAGATCGGCACGGGCGAGGAGAACGCCAACGTGACCGCCGTGGTCAACCAGATGAGCTACGACAAGATCAGCGGCTATCTGGAACTGGCCCCGCAGGAGGGCCGGGTGCTGCTGGGCGGCCAGCCTCTGCGTGAGGTGAACGGCAAGCAGGGCTACTACCTCCAGCCCACCATCGTGGGCGACGTGGACGCGCACGCCCGGATCGCGCAGGAGGAGATCTTCGGGCCGGTGGTCAGCGTGATGCGGGCGCGGGACTGGAACCACGCGCTGGAGATCGCCAACTCGACCGAGTACGGGCTGACGGGCGGCGTGATCAGCAACAAGCGCGAGCGGCTGGAGCAGGCGCGGCACGAGTTTGAGGCCGGGAACCTGTACTTCAACCGCAAGATCACCGGGGCCATCGTGGGCGTGCAGCCTTTTGGCGGGTACTACATGAGCGGCACAGATTCCAAGGCGGGTGGGCCGGACTACCTCGCCAACTTCCTGCAACTCAAGAGCGTGACCGAGCGCTGGTGA
- a CDS encoding S8 family serine peptidase encodes MTHTRTLLAATLALTLAACGQQTQAPAPVAATPAPTADEAIAGAYLVGFRENALGAQSLGAQELAAQAQLQAQAITAAGGVLTSQWAEISAAAVRLSPEALRKLEGNPLVEYVEPDLKRVALGRRSGTTDAQGGGGLSAQGLSAQATPVYTASGETTWGDTALKVPTLRASNYTGAGVAVCIGDTGIDGNHPEFGKKLKGFKNFTGEAGRDNAYLLNDVNGHGTHVAGTVFAQYGTGTGASGQQDGMDANGVVGVATGVNLYMARVLGDDGSGSSSGIINGVNWCAAQLKSQGGTEAKVVISLSLGGGRASKTEQRAYTSVYNKGALIIAATGNDGAAVSYPAAYTNVVGVGAIDDAETKADFSNFGTQVDLVGPGVSVLSSVPLGHGTKASASGGGVTFTDVQAADLSAKATFTGTVVAAGGTNNEFCGVGTRNAALSGNIALISRGTCSFEEKVANAVGSGAKAVMIYNNAAGPLGMSLTNSYSVPVVGITQADGQGLLAKLPTSGTVSVTGADYEYFNGTSMATPHVSAAAAVVWAAKPTLTNTGLLNLLTSTAKDLGTAGKDNNFGYGLVNPLKAITGQ; translated from the coding sequence ATGACGCACACCCGCACCCTGCTCGCCGCCACCCTCGCCCTGACGCTCGCCGCCTGCGGCCAGCAGACCCAGGCCCCGGCGCCCGTTGCCGCGACGCCCGCTCCCACCGCCGACGAGGCCATCGCGGGCGCGTACCTCGTGGGGTTCAGGGAGAATGCGCTGGGGGCGCAGAGCCTGGGTGCCCAGGAGCTGGCGGCGCAGGCACAGCTTCAGGCGCAGGCCATCACGGCGGCGGGCGGCGTGCTGACCAGCCAGTGGGCCGAGATCAGCGCGGCGGCGGTGCGCCTCAGCCCCGAGGCGCTGCGCAAGCTGGAGGGCAACCCCCTGGTGGAGTACGTGGAGCCCGACCTCAAGCGGGTCGCGCTGGGTCGCCGCAGCGGAACGACCGACGCGCAGGGGGGCGGCGGCCTGAGCGCCCAGGGCCTCTCGGCGCAGGCCACCCCGGTCTACACCGCGAGCGGCGAGACCACCTGGGGCGACACCGCGCTGAAGGTGCCCACCCTGCGGGCCAGCAACTACACCGGGGCGGGCGTGGCGGTGTGCATCGGCGACACCGGAATTGACGGCAACCACCCCGAGTTCGGCAAGAAGCTCAAGGGCTTCAAGAACTTCACGGGTGAAGCAGGCCGCGACAACGCCTACCTCCTGAACGACGTGAACGGGCACGGCACGCACGTTGCCGGAACGGTATTTGCCCAGTACGGGACGGGCACCGGGGCAAGCGGGCAGCAGGACGGTATGGACGCGAACGGCGTGGTCGGCGTGGCGACGGGCGTGAACCTCTACATGGCCCGCGTGCTGGGCGACGACGGCTCGGGCAGCTCCAGCGGCATCATCAACGGGGTAAACTGGTGCGCCGCGCAGCTCAAGTCGCAGGGCGGCACCGAGGCCAAGGTCGTGATCAGCCTGTCTCTCGGCGGGGGCCGCGCCAGCAAGACCGAGCAGCGGGCCTACACCAGCGTCTACAACAAGGGCGCACTGATCATCGCCGCAACGGGCAACGACGGCGCCGCCGTCTCCTACCCCGCCGCCTACACCAACGTGGTGGGCGTGGGGGCGATCGACGACGCGGAAACCAAGGCCGACTTCTCCAACTTCGGCACCCAGGTCGATCTGGTCGGCCCCGGCGTGAGCGTGCTCAGCTCGGTGCCGCTGGGCCACGGGACCAAGGCGAGCGCCTCGGGCGGCGGCGTGACCTTCACGGACGTGCAGGCCGCTGACCTCAGCGCCAAGGCCACCTTCACGGGCACCGTGGTCGCGGCGGGCGGCACGAACAACGAGTTCTGCGGCGTCGGCACCCGCAACGCGGCCCTCAGCGGCAATATCGCCCTGATTTCGCGCGGCACCTGCTCCTTCGAGGAAAAGGTCGCCAACGCGGTCGGCAGCGGCGCCAAGGCCGTCATGATCTACAACAACGCCGCCGGACCGCTGGGCATGAGCCTGACCAACAGCTACAGCGTGCCCGTCGTGGGGATCACCCAGGCCGACGGCCAGGGCCTGCTTGCCAAGCTGCCCACCAGCGGCACGGTCAGCGTGACGGGCGCGGACTACGAGTACTTCAACGGCACCTCGATGGCGACCCCGCACGTCAGCGCCGCCGCCGCCGTGGTGTGGGCCGCCAAGCCCACCCTGACGAACACGGGGCTCCTGAACCTGCTGACCTCCACCGCCAAGGACCTCGGCACGGCGGGCAAGGACAACAACTTCGGGTACGGGCTGGTCAACCCGCTCAAGGCGATCACCGGGCAGTAA
- a CDS encoding NAD(P)/FAD-dependent oxidoreductase, which translates to MAVSGGGISPRSVGILGGGLAGLALGALLGARGHAVTVYERDRAGGKLRRVRVGGLEFDTGPSLFTFPEVWRTLLARLGEEGDPLELRPLPGGLGLHHTPFGAVPLPVPPGHPLSAAWETYRAAARPLAGHLTTLLTTPPRLTDPVFQRASAALFRATGAHLTAAGWVRRLPPALAHAVGTHALNAGLAPEDAPALYALIPALAAGDVTRPASGMGGLLDTLLALGRVRGVRVEEGAEVIRVDARPGTLTLRGGEVRRHDLLVSALDPARLTALLGRPVRSPLQRRTVSGVALYAALPGESGLPATSVIPPADFGTFRAATRAGALPPDTLALVHADGPRLAVLLTAPATGRDLGPEHPWVRGQVERVERTLGVPGLLASARDVVALTPAHYAAGGHPGGAIYGAALPAWRGGPLHPQPYRPLPRLWQVGTGVHPGGGIPAILGGALTVDRLIGEDRGSGG; encoded by the coding sequence GTGGCCGTAAGCGGGGGGGGCATTTCGCCGCGCTCGGTTGGCATTCTTGGCGGCGGCCTCGCGGGTCTCGCGCTGGGGGCGCTGCTGGGGGCGCGGGGGCACGCCGTGACTGTCTACGAGCGGGACCGGGCGGGGGGCAAGCTGCGGCGGGTGCGGGTGGGGGGGCTGGAATTTGATACCGGCCCCAGCCTCTTTACCTTTCCGGAGGTGTGGCGGACCCTGCTGGCCCGGCTGGGCGAGGAGGGCGACCCCCTGGAGCTGCGGCCCCTGCCGGGTGGTCTGGGTCTGCACCACACGCCGTTCGGGGCGGTGCCCCTCCCCGTGCCGCCGGGGCACCCGCTCTCCGCGGCCTGGGAGACCTACCGCGCCGCCGCCCGGCCCCTGGCGGGGCACCTGACCACGCTGCTGACCACCCCGCCCCGCCTGACCGACCCCGTATTCCAGCGGGCGAGTGCAGCCCTCTTCCGGGCGACCGGGGCGCACCTCACGGCTGCGGGCTGGGTCCGGCGGCTGCCCCCGGCGCTGGCCCACGCGGTAGGAACGCACGCGCTGAACGCGGGCCTTGCTCCCGAGGACGCGCCCGCCCTCTACGCCCTGATTCCGGCCCTCGCCGCCGGGGACGTGACGCGGCCCGCCTCCGGCATGGGGGGGCTGCTGGACACCCTGCTCGCCCTAGGCCGGGTACGGGGCGTGCGGGTGGAGGAGGGGGCCGAGGTGATTCGGGTGGACGCCCGGCCCGGCACCCTGACCCTGCGGGGGGGGGAGGTCCGGCGCCACGACCTCCTCGTCAGTGCCCTTGACCCCGCGCGGCTGACCGCGTTGCTGGGCCGCCCGGTCCGCTCGCCTCTCCAGCGGCGCACGGTAAGCGGGGTGGCCCTCTACGCGGCGCTTCCGGGCGAGTCGGGGCTGCCCGCGACCTCGGTGATTCCGCCCGCCGACTTTGGGACCTTCCGGGCGGCGACGCGGGCCGGGGCGCTCCCACCGGACACCCTGGCCCTCGTCCACGCCGACGGCCCCCGTCTCGCCGTGCTGCTCACGGCCCCGGCCACCGGGCGTGACCTCGGCCCCGAGCATCCCTGGGTGCGCGGTCAGGTGGAGCGGGTCGAGCGCACCCTCGGTGTGCCCGGCCTGCTCGCCTCGGCGCGGGACGTGGTGGCCCTGACCCCGGCCCACTACGCGGCGGGCGGGCACCCCGGTGGGGCGATCTACGGGGCGGCCCTCCCCGCGTGGCGCGGCGGTCCCCTGCACCCGCAGCCCTACCGCCCCCTGCCCCGGCTGTGGCAGGTCGGGACCGGCGTGCATCCTGGCGGCGGCATTCCGGCGATTCTGGGCGGGGCGCTGACCGTGGACCGGCTGATCGGAGAGGACCGAGGCTCAGGGGGCTAG
- a CDS encoding UbiA family prenyltransferase, producing MRSLTLPAHLPPLARLLAVSRPALWVNTVGPLVVGLWLTGRLWTLEPGLVALLAYLTLPFNLLIYGLNDLADREEDAASERKGGWQGARLGPGEGGPLLRAVLGLNAPFLAVLAFLLPPPALLVLLLSAGLFAAYSVPPVRLKARPFLDGLSNVAYALPLALPALALGEPVPALPLAALMAYSVGKHAFDAAQDVPADRAAGVRTVATTLGLPGTALYALAWFALAGALLWPVSKLTALALWGLCGGLALALRREPTPERAARLYPLSILSPWVVGTVAGVPLVYLLARGLWP from the coding sequence ATGCGCTCCCTGACCCTGCCTGCCCACCTGCCCCCCCTCGCCCGGCTGCTCGCTGTGTCGCGCCCCGCCCTGTGGGTCAACACGGTGGGGCCGCTCGTGGTGGGGCTGTGGCTGACCGGGCGGCTCTGGACTCTGGAACCGGGGCTGGTGGCGCTGCTCGCCTACCTGACCCTGCCCTTCAACCTGCTGATCTACGGCCTGAACGACCTCGCCGACCGCGAGGAAGACGCCGCCTCCGAGCGCAAGGGGGGGTGGCAGGGAGCGCGGCTGGGGCCGGGGGAGGGGGGACCGCTGCTGAGGGCCGTGCTGGGGCTGAACGCGCCGTTTCTGGCGGTGCTGGCGTTCTTGCTCCCGCCTCCGGCTCTGCTCGTGCTGCTGCTCTCGGCGGGCCTGTTCGCGGCGTACAGCGTGCCCCCGGTGCGGCTCAAGGCCCGTCCCTTTCTCGACGGCCTGAGCAACGTGGCCTACGCGCTGCCCCTCGCGCTCCCGGCGCTGGCGCTGGGGGAGCCCGTGCCCGCGCTGCCGCTGGCCGCCCTGATGGCCTACTCGGTGGGCAAGCACGCCTTTGACGCCGCGCAGGACGTGCCCGCCGACCGCGCCGCCGGGGTCCGGACGGTGGCGACCACGCTGGGCTTACCCGGCACGGCCCTCTACGCCCTGGCGTGGTTCGCCCTGGCCGGGGCGCTGCTGTGGCCCGTCTCCAAACTGACGGCCCTGGCCCTCTGGGGCTTGTGCGGCGGCCTCGCGCTCGCCCTGCGCCGCGAACCCACCCCCGAGCGGGCCGCGCGGCTGTATCCCCTCAGCATCCTGTCGCCCTGGGTCGTGGGGACGGTGGCGGGGGTGCCGCTGGTGTACCTGCTGGCGCGGGGGCTGTGGCCGTAA
- a CDS encoding MerR family transcriptional regulator, which translates to MPEDTLPDTTPLFTAAEAETRTGVPAATLRQWERRYGIPAPARSASGYRMYSPLDLAQIGRMQALLHDGVPASRAAELARQEHAGPAPAPAAPSATPQKRLSDELLAALLAPDLDRAALVLGAAHSQFPVEEVVLAVMAPTLTEIGTLWARGEITVAHEHQASAYVRGRLMGLLELAGRAEFGPRVLAACAPGERHEIGLLILVLLLRRRGVQAEYLGADLPLADLAAYARHRPADAVLLGLNGEWALGPTQAQLGALRGLRLPIFYGGGLLNARPALAAELGGQYAGADAQRAADTIVAALRPGAQEES; encoded by the coding sequence ATGCCCGAAGACACCCTCCCCGACACCACCCCCCTCTTCACGGCCGCCGAGGCCGAGACGCGCACCGGGGTGCCCGCCGCGACCCTGCGGCAGTGGGAACGGCGCTACGGCATTCCGGCTCCGGCCCGGAGCGCCAGCGGCTACCGGATGTACTCGCCCCTCGACCTCGCGCAGATCGGGCGGATGCAGGCCCTGCTGCACGACGGGGTGCCCGCCAGCCGCGCGGCGGAACTCGCCCGGCAGGAGCACGCCGGCCCCGCCCCCGCTCCGGCGGCGCCCAGCGCCACCCCGCAAAAGCGGCTCTCGGACGAGCTGCTGGCCGCCTTGCTGGCACCGGACCTCGACCGGGCAGCGCTCGTGCTGGGCGCGGCGCACTCGCAGTTTCCGGTCGAGGAGGTGGTGCTGGCCGTCATGGCGCCCACGCTGACAGAGATCGGCACCCTGTGGGCACGGGGCGAGATCACGGTGGCCCACGAGCATCAGGCCAGCGCCTACGTGCGCGGGCGACTGATGGGCCTGCTGGAACTCGCGGGCCGCGCCGAGTTCGGGCCGCGCGTGCTGGCCGCCTGCGCTCCCGGCGAGCGCCACGAGATCGGGCTGCTGATTCTGGTGCTGCTGCTGCGGCGCCGGGGCGTGCAGGCCGAGTACCTGGGCGCCGACCTGCCGCTCGCGGACCTCGCCGCCTACGCCCGGCACCGCCCCGCCGACGCCGTGCTGCTGGGCCTCAACGGCGAGTGGGCGCTGGGGCCGACCCAGGCGCAACTCGGCGCCCTGCGGGGGCTGCGCCTGCCCATCTTCTACGGCGGGGGGCTGCTCAATGCCCGCCCTGCCCTCGCCGCCGAACTCGGCGGGCAGTACGCGGGGGCCGACGCCCAGCGGGCTGCCGATACCATCGTCGCGGCCCTGCGCCCCGGCGCACAGGAGGAGTCATGA
- a CDS encoding complex I NDUFA9 subunit family protein, with amino-acid sequence MKILVTGASGFVGKAVVAELVRRGHAVAAGSRRGEGLPGAPGVTLDVTDPASVLRAVTGAEPDALVHLVGIIAEEGTQTFARVHVEGTRHVLAVAPRPVRYLHMSALGADEASASGYSRSKAQAEALVRGSGLDWTIFRPSLIFGPGDDFFGRVLRDLVSTAPVVPQIGDGRFPFRPVSVEDVALAFAEALERPETVGQTYELTGPQEYTFRELLELELGALGKRKPIVPVPLPLMDLMVPAMGVLPKPPITRDQYAMLKAGNTAPPERARDAFGLPMRRLPDALPGILGR; translated from the coding sequence ATGAAGATTCTGGTCACTGGAGCAAGCGGGTTTGTCGGGAAGGCGGTCGTGGCTGAACTCGTGCGGCGCGGGCATGCGGTCGCGGCCGGGTCCCGCCGGGGCGAGGGGCTGCCGGGCGCCCCCGGCGTGACCCTGGACGTGACCGACCCCGCCAGCGTGCTGCGGGCGGTGACGGGAGCCGAGCCCGACGCGCTGGTGCATCTGGTGGGCATCATCGCGGAGGAGGGCACGCAGACCTTTGCGCGGGTTCACGTGGAGGGCACCCGGCACGTCCTCGCGGTGGCCCCCCGCCCGGTGCGGTATCTGCACATGAGCGCCCTGGGCGCGGACGAGGCGAGTGCCAGCGGCTACAGCCGCTCCAAGGCGCAGGCCGAGGCGCTGGTGCGCGGCAGCGGGCTGGACTGGACCATCTTCCGGCCCAGCCTGATCTTCGGCCCTGGCGACGACTTCTTCGGGCGGGTGCTGCGCGACCTCGTCTCCACCGCCCCGGTGGTCCCCCAGATTGGGGACGGCCGCTTTCCCTTCCGGCCCGTCAGCGTGGAGGACGTGGCGCTGGCCTTCGCGGAGGCGCTGGAACGACCAGAGACGGTCGGCCAGACCTACGAACTGACCGGCCCGCAGGAGTACACCTTCCGCGAGCTGCTGGAACTGGAACTGGGAGCGCTGGGCAAGCGCAAGCCCATCGTGCCCGTGCCGCTGCCACTGATGGACCTGATGGTTCCCGCAATGGGTGTGCTGCCCAAGCCGCCCATCACCCGTGATCAGTACGCGATGCTCAAGGCCGGAAACACCGCTCCGCCCGAGCGGGCGCGGGACGCCTTTGGCCTCCCGATGCGGCGGCTGCCGGACGCGCTGCCGGGGATTCTGGGACGGTAG
- a CDS encoding phosphoribosyltransferase family protein, whose amino-acid sequence MTLTQQPGTEHHGLRVSVGGVTRDLPTVRVGSVGRVPLVEFLGDSEFTNAVAEALVPLIPEGTEVLLTVVTNALPLAHEISDRAGLPYVVARKKRRTYMQSPLIQDVPSMTMGVAETLWLDGPHAERLRGKQVLVVQDVIASGGTAQALGRFVERSGGTLVGYLAAFKQGDSTLPLTYLQELPKSV is encoded by the coding sequence ATGACCCTCACCCAACAGCCTGGCACCGAACACCATGGCCTGCGCGTCAGTGTCGGGGGCGTGACCCGCGACCTTCCCACCGTGCGGGTGGGCAGCGTGGGGCGGGTGCCGCTCGTCGAGTTTCTGGGCGACAGCGAGTTCACCAACGCCGTGGCCGAGGCCCTCGTGCCCCTGATTCCGGAAGGCACCGAGGTGCTGCTCACGGTGGTCACCAACGCGCTGCCCCTCGCCCACGAGATCAGCGACCGCGCGGGGCTGCCCTATGTGGTGGCCCGCAAGAAGCGCCGCACCTACATGCAGTCCCCGCTGATTCAGGACGTGCCCAGCATGACGATGGGCGTGGCCGAAACGCTGTGGCTCGACGGCCCGCACGCCGAGCGGCTGCGCGGCAAGCAGGTGCTCGTCGTGCAGGACGTGATCGCCTCGGGCGGCACCGCGCAGGCCCTGGGCCGCTTCGTGGAGCGCTCGGGCGGCACGCTGGTCGGCTACCTCGCCGCCTTCAAGCAGGGCGACAGCACGCTGCCGCTGACGTATTTGCAGGAGCTGCCCAAGAGCGTTTGA
- a CDS encoding phosphoribosyltransferase family protein — MRTYKVEVGDVTRELPVVEVSPGVSVALFNMLGDTEVTEEAGRALAALLPGDIDVLVTPEVKALSLAHVISRETGKPYIVIRKTEKPYMVEPVAREVVSITTGKPQLLVLDGFDVPKVKGKKVAIVDDVVSSGGTLHSLRQIIEEVGGEVAAVVAVFTEGQERPDVTALGHLPLFS; from the coding sequence GTGAGAACGTACAAGGTCGAGGTCGGGGACGTGACCCGCGAGCTGCCCGTCGTCGAGGTCAGTCCCGGCGTCAGCGTGGCCCTCTTCAACATGCTGGGCGACACCGAGGTGACCGAGGAGGCTGGACGTGCCCTGGCTGCCCTCCTCCCCGGGGACATTGACGTGCTGGTGACCCCCGAGGTCAAGGCCCTGTCCCTCGCGCACGTCATCAGCCGCGAGACGGGCAAGCCCTACATCGTCATCCGCAAGACCGAGAAGCCCTACATGGTCGAGCCGGTCGCCCGCGAGGTCGTCAGCATCACGACCGGCAAGCCGCAACTGCTCGTTCTCGACGGTTTCGACGTGCCCAAGGTGAAGGGCAAGAAGGTCGCCATCGTGGACGACGTGGTGTCCAGCGGCGGCACCCTGCACTCGCTGCGCCAGATCATCGAGGAGGTGGGCGGCGAGGTCGCAGCGGTCGTGGCAGTCTTCACCGAGGGCCAGGAGCGCCCCGACGTGACGGCGCTGGGGCACCTGCCGCTCTTTTCCTGA